A single region of the Gemmatimonadaceae bacterium genome encodes:
- the dusB gene encoding tRNA dihydrouridine synthase DusB, translating to MRFPFAVDAALPLYLAPMAGVSESPFRRLCRRFGADVVVTEFLSAEAIRRENKATLAKLRFAADERPIGVQIFGSDPLGMGEAAALVTEVFEPEFIDINFGCPVKKVVKRNGGSGCLKDLDLVQTVIRSVISHTHLPVTVKIRSGWSEEMRDPVTIGLRCQDAGARALALHPRTRTQMYSGSARWEEIAAVVDALDIPVIGNGDIKTAEDAVRLQRETGCAAVMIARGSFGQPWIFDQTRALLEGKPKPPAPPVEERFAIAIEHARMAEHYEPDLRGAAIEFRKHLGWYVKGLPSAAELKKRLFAVQSFGEIEGIFADYLAGRTEELVPA from the coding sequence ATGCGCTTCCCGTTCGCTGTCGACGCTGCATTGCCGCTTTATCTCGCACCGATGGCTGGTGTATCCGAGTCGCCTTTCCGGCGTCTCTGCCGCCGCTTTGGCGCTGATGTCGTGGTAACGGAGTTTCTCTCCGCCGAGGCAATCCGTCGCGAGAACAAGGCGACGCTTGCAAAGCTGCGCTTCGCTGCCGACGAGCGCCCTATCGGAGTGCAGATCTTCGGCTCCGATCCGTTGGGAATGGGAGAGGCTGCCGCACTCGTCACCGAAGTGTTCGAGCCAGAGTTCATCGACATCAACTTCGGATGCCCGGTGAAAAAGGTCGTGAAGCGCAACGGTGGCTCCGGCTGTCTCAAGGATCTCGATCTGGTGCAGACGGTCATACGATCGGTCATCAGTCACACGCATCTTCCGGTGACGGTAAAGATTCGCAGTGGATGGAGCGAGGAGATGCGCGATCCCGTGACCATTGGATTGCGCTGCCAGGACGCCGGAGCTCGCGCGCTTGCGCTTCACCCTCGCACGCGGACGCAGATGTACTCGGGTTCGGCGCGATGGGAGGAGATTGCAGCGGTCGTCGATGCGCTCGACATTCCGGTGATCGGGAATGGCGACATCAAGACGGCGGAGGACGCTGTGCGGCTTCAGCGTGAGACCGGATGCGCGGCAGTGATGATTGCGCGCGGCTCGTTCGGGCAGCCGTGGATCTTCGATCAGACGCGTGCATTGCTCGAGGGCAAGCCAAAGCCTCCCGCGCCGCCGGTCGAGGAGCGGTTCGCGATCGCCATCGAGCACGCGCGGATGGCGGAGCATTACGAGCCCGACTTGCGCGGCGCGGCGATCGAGTTCCGAAAGCATCTGGGCTGGTATGTGAAGGGATTGCCGAGCGCTGCCGAGCTCAAGAAGCGGCTGTTTGCTGTTCAGTCTTTTGGCGAGATAGAGGGGATTTTCGCCGATTATCTCGCCGGCCGGACGGAGGAGCTGGTCCCAGCGTAA
- a CDS encoding protein-disulfide reductase DsbD N-terminal domain-containing protein: MRLSALSLGALIGGIAVGCGPDKRAAAENPVKWTVSDSTAQLHAGTATTLRLAAAIDSGWYIYSITQKPGGPTPMTISVAPSPPFSLDGSAVGPQPIVIFDKEFGIETERYEGNPAFAVPVSVAATSGAETKTLDIKVRYQACNASFCLPARTTVLTTRVEVAGRT, encoded by the coding sequence ATGAGACTGTCAGCACTGTCCCTCGGCGCGTTGATTGGCGGGATCGCGGTCGGCTGCGGGCCGGATAAACGGGCGGCTGCGGAGAATCCCGTCAAATGGACCGTGTCGGATTCTACGGCGCAGCTGCACGCCGGAACCGCAACAACGTTGCGCCTCGCCGCCGCGATCGATTCCGGCTGGTACATCTACTCGATCACCCAGAAACCCGGCGGTCCCACGCCAATGACAATCTCCGTCGCTCCCTCGCCGCCATTCAGTCTCGATGGATCTGCTGTTGGCCCGCAGCCGATAGTCATCTTCGACAAGGAGTTCGGAATCGAAACCGAGCGCTACGAAGGGAATCCTGCTTTTGCCGTTCCGGTTTCCGTCGCTGCGACTTCAGGCGCAGAAACTAAGACGCTCGACATCAAAGTTCGCTATCAGGCGTGTAATGCCAGCTTCTGTCTCCCGGCACGGACAACGGTACTTACGACGCGCGTCGAGGTAGCAGGTCGAACATGA